From the genome of Ciona intestinalis chromosome 4, KH, whole genome shotgun sequence:
CTTCAGGAAGCTCTATGGGTCCGGCTTTCggcattttgtttcttttcacAGTTCTACCTTATCTTATAATGGTTTGTATCAATCATTTTATTGAAGCATTAGTTGGCGATTGAATAAACAtggcaaattttatttcagacaGTCCTTACGATCGCCTCTATATTTTCTGTTCGAAAACACCTGAAGCACTCGGCTAAATTAAGCAACAAAAATGATAAAGTATCTTTGAGGAAAAAGGAAGCTTCTGTCCTGAAAACTGTTGCCATTATGCAGTTGGGATTCACAATTACCCTGAGTGAGTGAAAGTTTTGTGATATAgtggggtgagggaagatggaacaccttttgattctattttctcgtcccatgctgtagtaaacaaagaacgttcaaagaattcgAAAACCGTATCATTGCGACtgacatagaccgttgttaattgtttaaaacacgatccggatgccatttatcctcgcgtggcgtaGCAACAAcgtttgttaaaacaacaacgtccatatataatttacattaCCGAGACATAGCCAAAATTGAACAATTATCTCTTTGTTCCAGTTCCAGTTGCTGTGttggttattatattttattcgaAGTTGTTGACGTGTGAGAACATTTCGACACCATCTGTGGTGTGTTTCTACTTAAGCATGTCGAACAGGTATATCCGCGGGTTTACTATGTAAAGTCGTAGCATCAGTAAAACACAAACGTGTTTTCAGCGTCGTCAACGTATTGGTGTACAGTGCAAGAGATAAGCAGTTTCGTTCTTTCGTGATCGACGTGTGCAGATGCCGAACAAGCAGAGGACGAGGAAAACTTGTAACACCCACCAGCAGTACTAATACAGGATCATCAAAGCCACAAACTGAGACTAAAGTTTCGGCAATTtagaaacaattataaaaactcTTGTTTGTGCTGAGACAAAAGAACTTTATCTTTTAACATGTGCAAcgtagtttttttgtttatttatctctttaaaagGGCaaagtttatatagtaggttaggaaagatgggacacatttattggcgcttaatatccaaataaactaatcgttttttaaacaacagtctatatggGAGCTGTAAGGATACGGATTTACAATTagttgtttgaatgttttttgcttactactgAGAcgataaattacattaaaatggtgtcccatcttctcccaccctactatattattaaagAGGGAATAAAAGAAATCAACCGGAAAAGCAAAACACGCTATATAGACAAAAGGTGTGGGAGACGCCAgcagttaaaaagcgtggctgttatTGCACCAAACGCATAttcaaataaagaaatgattGAATACATGTACTGACGCCGTGGTTTGGCCTTGTCACTTGATTTTAAAACCGGTTTATTTTGAGTTGGCAAATTGTGTTCTGCATAATGTATTGTCTGCATTATGTATAAGCTGTTCAAAGTTTTCGGCTTATTGTAGGGCGTGGGCTATTGTCATCACGTTGCTTTTTGCAATACTTCACTTGCAGTGTTCAGCATTGTCACGCATATTTTTATCacgtttaataatttttatcacGTACATTCTGTTGTACAAAACAGTGCAGCTATTACGTTACAGCGTGATTAATTGTCGTGAGAGTTTAATTTTggcaattttgattttttggcaAGTACCACAACAAAACGACCAATAACATATTTGCTTATACACAATATACATTTACCTATGTTTCCCATTTAACAAGTAAAGTGCCTATATGGCTGCAAAAAGTCAAGTATTGACGGGCGGTAAACAGAATACACTAGTTGTATAAACTTTCGGCCTCCTGCTGTACCATTACACGTGTAGAAAATTATGTCGACATAGACGAAGCATGCGACTTGTTCAGTTCATTTTCAACGGAAAGCAATGGTGGGTAAAACTTTACAAAGGTtaaagtaaaagtaaaatataatgggctgggggaagatgggcccttttttattctattttctcgttccattttgtagtgaaccaagaacattcacagaattacAAAcccgtgtcctcacgactcccatagaccgttgttaattgtttaaaacaagattaggatatttaaataatgcgtgctaaaagtgtcccatcttcccccaccctactatatattgaacTGAGTTTATAACTTGTTATTCAGTGTCGAAATAGAACGCAAAGACTCGATTGTTATTAAACTAACCGACGAGCATGCTAACATACCAAGCAACATAGTCGACTTCTCGAAAAACTAATGCGTATTGCAAAAACgtaaggtatagtagggtggggtaagatgggacatgtttttattcttttttctcgtcttatttggcagtaaacaatgaaacgatttacaaaaatattaaactgtatcctcattaCACTAAAGAATCGCACAAAATATGGATTTAGGTGGCAACGATATCTTTCTTataccacagtactatatatataggtttgaTAAAAGTATCCCAAATAATGTGTATTAAATAAGaccttttttgcgttttaGAATTGACCAAAATGACGGGAATTCGATTTCAAGAGATAAAGTGAAATATCTGCCACCGATTATTGGTTGTGAGAAGGTATTTTGTATTGACTGATATTAATTTATCTTCGTGCTAAACTAATTTTGATTAACACAACCGTGTTGTGACGTACTGTAAAAGTTGGCCAATTTATATTCATCGCCCAGACGTGTGGCTCCGttcgtttaatttttcatAAGAAAATGTCTAGCTTGTGGTACTACCGGTATTTACAGGTTTTTCTTACACGCAGGTTATATGCGTTGGACTGAACTACAAGGATGGTAAACCTGATACACAGTTACCAACAGAACCGGTGGTATTCAACAAGTTTCAAATTCAATAATAGGTCAGGATAGCAAATATATAAGTGCcaatacatagtagggtggggggaaaggacacctttagcatgtaatatttaaattccatgtttgtgttttaaacaattaccaacggtctatctATGAGGTCGTAAGggttcggttttataattctttgaacgtttttgttgactagcaaatgggacgagaaaatgtaacgaaaatgtgtcccatctttactTCCATCTTTAAAGCCGATACAACCttttctgtttaaacttttagaCCCTAACACTCTATCTCTGAAGTGTTGGGTGAACGGGAAAATAATGCAAAACAGCAACACATCCCAAATGATATTTAACGTCGAATCTTGTATCGCGCCGCTGGTTGGAGACGCTCGCCACCGATTTCTCTCAAGGTATAGACTAATAGAGTcatttgaataattttaatgCTGCAATACAAACTCATTGCGATCTAAAAAAGTtccaacaaattataaaacaagtcCTTTgcgtcgtcccatttgttctTGTCAGACGCAGTCAACGATGCTAGATTTtcgcaattttttaaaacctgtttCATCCTGAACGTAAAAATAAGTgtttaacataacatttttgtGTCAAATTGATTTAAACCTTTTGATTGTTGAGTTGGCAATTGAATTTTTGGTGGAATAGATGTTAGAGAACAAGAAACAGCACAGAAGACATAAGCCGCAAGAAAACACAGGACACCTGAGAACAAGAACTTAAAACTAAACAGTAAACTTCTAATACCCGTTTATGGTAAACTTACCAAAGTAACAGCTTGGCAAAGTTTTTGCGCTGACGGGAACGTAACAAACGTTTTTCAAGCAAATCCTGACGATGAGCAATGGCGTCTAATATATGATCGACCGAAACTTTGCATTTGTAAGCTGCTTGTTCAAGGAGAACTGACAGCTCCGAGTCTTCAGAccttttagtaaaaaaacgaCATCAAATCGTTTTtccagaaacaaaaaaaaacataaaatcacCTGAACAAGGTTGACAATTTTTCTtcgaaaatttgttttaatttttctttcaattttaatatggTCTCATCACTATCTTCAACAACATCAATTTGCAGACATGAAGCAGTTATAAGTGTTTCACATAATGTCCTTTGTTGCTGTAATTCACTGGAAGACAGTAATGCAGATATATGTGAAGGAACTTGAAGTGTGTCcaatttttgcaatttatcAAAACAGTAAAAAGTGTATCTTTTGGCAAATGACAGAGGATGAAATAAAGATTcataattcattaaaaaggGATGAAGAATTTCAAAGAAACTATTTGGTATAAGTTCTGGGCAGCATCTCCACATATGTTCATTAAATGATTCcttaaaagtgtttttgccATTCAGATGTAACTCTACATTATGTGCAACTGCAACAGCACAATACACAACCACAGAAGCAATTTCTTCACTAATTTCATCAACATTCATTTCACCATGTGAAATATGATCCCTTAATCGTAAACCAGCAGGCAAATTGAATATGTCAATCAACAGCTCCTGAGAGTAGTAATAAAACACTTGAATTAAACTATGATATGTTCCTTGAATCTGATCCAGTATTCATATTGTTGAACAAAACTTATTGCTTCATAACAGAATACAAGTGTTACTAAATAAGCAACAAACACTTTTACATAcacttaaaataaaccaaaactcTTCTTGCATTCCCAAAATTAGCTAATGCACATTTATAATCTTGCTATGCCCCCTGGCTAAAACTTATACTATCATTGTACGTTTTATGGGTACAGTTTAAGCATATCATTGATCACCCAAATGATTATACAGATCATACACACAGCATATCACAAACCTAAAACACACATTCAGTAtaacactaaaaaaaaactcaccaAGACTGAATGAGAAATAACatgttgaattttatttttatctccatttttcaaattttcattcaaaacctgtgagacaaaaattaaaataaaaataattacaaaaaacaatacagTACTAACATCATCCATAATTATGTAGAACTCGGTGGACTGTGCTGTTTTAACTCGCTCTGGGAATCCATTACAATGAGCATATCTGCATCTTAGTATGTGTTCTATCTGGGGTAGTAGGGTAATGACGCAATAGCCGTACCTGAAGAAGAATGTCATTTAATTTTGGTAAATTAGTGTATCGTAATATGAAAAATTACACGAAAAattatgtgtaaaaaaaacacaaaaacacttATGCCAATCTTGAGATTCAATAAAACAGGTTTACTTGTAGGATGAATTCTTGTGCAAAAAGTATCTCTTTCAGTAGAACAGTATAACACCGTGACTTAAATTGTACTTTTTTCTACCTGTCTTTTTACTTTGGTAAACTCTCGCATTCTgtgttatcgtgaccgaagagacgggATAAATTCGATTCATTCATCATACATTACCAAATTACCGTGAATTTTGAAATAACCTTAGCGCTTCAACAAAGTATGGTAACATTCCAGGAGATACATAGTTTGAtgattgaaatatttgaacaaTTTCATCGCAGTGTTCTTTAATTTGCACACCTAAAATTGATACCTGTGTtgagtggcgcagccagaaaaaaaataatggtgGGGTTTTGATCAAAAAAttgttcaacattttttttttaaataaaaaaaaaatgaaattttaaaaaattttaaataaaaaaaaataatatttttttttgatttagaaGAGGGGTTCACGACCTCCGAAACCCTCCCTGGCTGCGGCACTGCCTGTGTTACAAATGATTTTACACATTTATCtagatttattgtttaaaaatcttgAATATTAAACTGTACATAGTAAATGCCCAGAAGTCAGAACTGTAATACCTTTAAAATAATCACAGATTAGTAATTCAGCATCTACTTTCTTAACAAATGGCAAATTAACTGATTGTACTTGATGTTCTGTGAGATATGTAGATATCTTTCCTATGGTAATGAGTGTCGCAAAGAAAtatctgaaaaataaatgtttagaaataaatacaaaaatattaataaaacttacacaGTTGGAATGTCTGTTGGGGAGACAAAACCATGCCATAATAAATTCCGCAAATTTAGACTTTCTGGACCACCAAATAAAATTCTTAACAGTTTTCCATGTGTGTTTCCAAGTATATTTACCACAATACTACTGTTAAGCAGATCTCTCAATAGAAATGGACAGGAAGAGTCTTGTTGCAAGTATATCTAAAATTTGActtagtaaataaatatattcgaaaATCACAATAAGAAATTcgacacaaaaataaaaaaagcgtaatgtatttaaaagtGAATTTAAACAAGGCTGTACAGTGTACaaataaagcaaatttaaTACACTCATAGCTTACCCCTCTTAGTGCTCGTTCCAAAGCTGCTGTAATATGAAGTAGGTGAACCACCATATCTACCCCAGCATTACTTAACAATGCTGATATCCATTGGTTTACATAATTTTGATTGACACCTGGCAACCATGCAGTAATATGGGAACAAGCTACAACTAAATCTTGTTTATCACATTTTGACCATTGTTCAAATAACGGACATAAATCTAATATTGCTTTTACAAAATCTGCACCACAGGACAAATCATTGTTTTTCAGTATCTTATCCACTGGTGAACTTGAATTTAGGGACAGCAGATCATCACTTTTCGTATTTAATTGAAGATGTTTTGACTTAAAAACTTCATAAATATCGCACAAAATATGCTTGACAGCAGGAGATAAAAATGCCATCTAAACCGGACATCCaggatttttcattttaactaaaacacaCATTTTCCTATTCCCTTAAAGAAAGAACAAAATGGAAAATTGGTGAAATAATTAAGcgtgcaaaaattaaaaatatgccaaaccagttgttatttaaaactacTAAGCCAAGAgaaatctatttatttttgattaaagAAATAGGTTTTACAGTGGTGGAAACAGATTTTACCTAATTAAACCCAAATTTGAACCATACACAATGAGTATAATTGGTTATATGGCAGTATAGGGCGTTGAAAATAGAGCTTATAATATCTTTACAGCATAATTTGACctggaaaatgaaaaatcaaaaagaACAGCAAAGAAAAGTCAATTAAAGAAgaaatttgtttcattaaGGTACAGTTATTTACACTACAATATGTCATAGAATTAAATGGGAACAAAAAGaattaacaaagttacatatttatGCTAAGccgataaataaatatacatcctcaatgtttttacttttttaaaataatattaaactaaatttgGGCAAAAAATAGTCTAAAAACCATAGAAATATGTTGTCTCGACTACatgagtttgtttttttaactgaagaaaataaaaactattaattGTTTAGTTCAAATCTATACCCAACTataaactacaaaaataaaaaaataagttatggcaaaaataaagttcaattCCACcataattgaataaataccaagtatttgaaatatatagtaaggtggggaagatgggacagcttttcattctattttttcgttttatccgggggtaaacaaagaacattcaatgaattataaaactgtatcctaacgactcccattgaccgttgttaattgtttaaaaaacacaataaagatattttgCAATAGtgtgtgtcccgtcttaccccacaaaggtgtcccgtcttacccccaCTATAAGTAACATGATGCGAGTGTTATGCGTAAAAATCAAGCCAAGGATCACTTTCATCGtcttcatcatcatcatcatcatcatatTCAAGATCATCTGATTCCTGCATCGCTTGGGAGGAGCTGAAAATATCATCATCAGATTGATCATACTCATAGTCGTCATCGGATGCGAGATTCCCTTCATCCTGATCATTATCAGAGGTGAAGTAGGATGGGACCGGATCCAGGAGCAAAGAGTCCTCATCTTGGCTGTCTCCGGCTGGCCGGGAGTTTGCTCCGAACGTTGTGTTGTCTTCGTCATTAGTAACGACTACTGTTCCACCATCGGTTACTTTGATAGTTTGGTTTGTAGAACTTGGTAGGGCAACCtggtgaaaaatatttaaatttaaaaatacataaccATCCTGTTACTTTGACACCAAAAGACTAGAAATTGCTTTTCTTGTAATATGTGTTAATTTTGGTATACCAAGGTTTTGTCCAGCAAGacaacataacatttaaaattttttatgtttttaaccgtttttctttaaatagtATTTTCCAGTTTTGGTAAAtactttacattttaataaaaaaacataacacttcaagtaattttttagcacaaaaatataaaaatcgaaaactgaatttgtttttatagttgAATTACCTTCATATCTTGCTTTGCAAATGTAGTAAGTCGCTTCACAGTATCTTCACAATCGTTCATTAAACGCTGCCCTTTTATAAGATCAGTTTGTTTCACTGTAGCAACTGTGTGCTGAATATCAGCACAACATAGAAGCACATTCCCAATATGTTCCTGGAGGGCAAGGGTTTTGTTTTCCAATGCAACAGAATATAACCCAATCGGGTCCAGTTTTTCAGAGTCAACGGAGTAGTATTGAAACACATTACAGTAGGCAAGTACTTTGCGAAACTCTGCCAGTTTGGTGCACATGTTTAAACAAAGCTGAAGGTTGGCAGGTGAAGGGCTGTCGTTGATTGACAGGAGGCGTCTACGAAGATCAAATGCGAACTGCTTTGCTTTATGGTGAAATCTACAACGCTTGTTAAACTCCACAAACTTAACACCGGCTTGAGCGAGCTTGCTAACTTTGGTGCCGCAGTTGTAATAGTCTCGATGTGACGGGCGCCACGGCTGCAGGCATCGCCAACAAAAGTCATGAGTGCACTTGGCGCACTTCATGTGTAAACAGCCGTCGTTTTTCTCGATATTCGCTTGGCAGTTCGGGCACCTCTTTGCAATAAGACGAGCGAGATGTTTGCTCCTCGCATCTTCATTCATCCCTTCATAGAACCCACCATCGTCCATCCACTGTGACATGTGTCCGCAACTTGCAGGCGAATGTGCCTCCACATAAGTACAAGCAAAACACGTCTGCCACCCACAAGCATTACACCATCCTACATCATTACCACTGTTCTGAACAATCCGGTCGCACCCACGCGGGTTATGACACCAAGACCTCTGTTTGTTAGCGTCAACATAAGACCGCACCAGACCAAGTTCATACTTATCAACATTTTTACTATCATCGCCAAACACAAACCTATACAAAGATAGTGTAGGTCTCACTGTACAGTCATTCAAAGGGCAAGTGGTAGTAGAAGACTTATCCAAAGACAGCTGCATTTCCAAGTATGACCTCCAGCAAGTTTTACAGCATAAGTGTCCACAGATTGGAGACACGCAATCTCCTTTCTCTAAAGCATTCATACAAACTGGGCAAGACATAGACCCGATTTCGGCCGATTTTTGAGGTGAATTTTCAGAAATACCCACCGAGGCAAGCGTGGTTTCTCTAGCCACTGCATAACTCTCAATCAATTTATCACTGTGCCAATCAAACTGTAGCAGCAAAGCTTCAGCAGTTTCCACACTTTCAGAGAGAATTTCGGCCAGTCTTGAAATTTCAGTTCGGATTTCAGTTATAACTTGATCACTTGTAAGAGTGTTTGAATGGATTGGTAAACTTGGAAGAACTGAAACTTCTGTCTCGCTTTCCCATGCTTTTAACGGCCGTGCAGTGGTCAAAAAGGTCAATTGCCCAGCAGATGGATTAACAACTGATGTGAATGGTTTAACTTGCACAGCCACTACTGTGGAGCTTGTAGTTATAATAGCGTTATCCAAAGATGTCATAATTTGAGATGACGGTCCGGGTTTCTCTTCTGGAACATTTTCATCAGAATTTGAAtcattttgtttactgctgtCGATATTATACCTGATTGACCTTCGTGAGATTCTGGTCAGGTACCCGAGGTTTATAAGGTGCTCACATCTTGCTTGAATATGCTCAACCTCTGGAATAAACCCATCTTCTTCCTCTGTGCTCTTCCGGAGGACCTCTTCAATGATCTCATCACTCAAACACTCCGTTTTTTGCTTCATCTTCTTTATGATCTTGCAGTCAATAATGGAAGACCTACGATCGTGATGTTGCTTAATCTTCTCCGTTTTGTTCCAAAGCGATCGGATGGGAGCATAGACATCGGGAGAGCAGTCTAGGTCCTCCAATACCTCTTCACAGGCCTCAAATTTCCCGTCTCCTACCTCTCGGACTACTTTTTTCTTAAGCAAAACATCCAAAGCAACTTTCCATTGATTCGGAAACGCAAGTTTCCAATCTTCCAAATCCACAACtttgttttcattaaaataaagcaaaagtATCATCTGTACAGTCGTAACCCGAATTTCTTTGTTGGTTAACGTATCAAAAACAACTGCATATCCCTCCCCTGTCCATTTAATTGTTTGGTTGCTGGCTGCAGTAAGACGTAAGCAACTTTCTTCTCTTTGGCCCCGATAAAATCGCTCAAAACTGTGCATTAAGCTATACAGTCGACAGTCAAGTCGGGATAAATATTTTCCCACCACACCTTTTTGAACAACAGAAAAAGAAGTGACATTTTGTCTGAATATTAAGGTTCTGAAACCAC
Proteins encoded in this window:
- the LOC100186780 gene encoding endoplasmic reticulum membrane-associated RNA degradation protein-like isoform X1, which encodes MAFLSPAVKHILCDIYEVFKSKHLQLNTKSDDLLSLNSSSPVDKILKNNDLSCGADFVKAILDLCPLFEQWSKCDKQDLVVACSHITAWLPGVNQNYVNQWISALLSNAGVDMVVHLLHITAALERALRGIYLQQDSSCPFLLRDLLNSSIVVNILGNTHGKLLRILFGGPESLNLRNLLWHGFVSPTDIPTVYFFATLITIGKISTYLTEHQVQSVNLPFVKKVDAELLICDYFKGVQIKEHCDEIVQIFQSSNYVSPGMLPYFVEALRLFQNSRYGYCVITLLPQIEHILRCRYAHCNGFPERVKTAQSTEFYIIMDDVLNENLKNGDKNKIQHVISHSVLELLIDIFNLPAGLRLRDHISHGEMNVDEISEEIASVVVYCAVAVAHNVELHLNGKNTFKESFNEHMWRCCPELIPNSFFEILHPFLMNYESLFHPLSFAKRYTFYCFDKLQKLDTLQVPSHISALLSSSELQQQRTLCETLITASCLQIDVVEDSDETILKLKEKLKQIFEEKLSTLFRSEDSELSVLLEQAAYKCKVSVDHILDAIAHRQDLLEKRLLRSRQRKNFAKLLLWCPVFSCGLCLLCCFLFSNIYSTKNSIANSTIKRMKQVLKNCENLASLTASDKNKWDDAKDLFYNLLELF
- the LOC100186780 gene encoding endoplasmic reticulum membrane-associated RNA degradation protein-like isoform X2, with translation MAFLSPAVKHILCDIYEVFKSKHLQLNTKSDDLLSLNSSSPVDKILKNNDLSCGADFVKAILDLCPLFEQWSKCDKQDLVVACSHITAWLPGVNQNYVNQWISALLSNAGVDMVVHLLHITAALERALRGIYLQQDSSCPFLLRDLLNSSIVVNILGNTHGKLLRILFGGPESLNLRNLLWHGFVSPTDIPTVYFFATLITIGKISTYLTEHQVQSVNLPFVKKVDAELLICDYFKGVQIKEHCDEIVQIFQSSNYVSPGMLPYFVEALRYGYCVITLLPQIEHILRCRYAHCNGFPERVKTAQSTEFYIIMDDVLNENLKNGDKNKIQHVISHSVLELLIDIFNLPAGLRLRDHISHGEMNVDEISEEIASVVVYCAVAVAHNVELHLNGKNTFKESFNEHMWRCCPELIPNSFFEILHPFLMNYESLFHPLSFAKRYTFYCFDKLQKLDTLQVPSHISALLSSSELQQQRTLCETLITASCLQIDVVEDSDETILKLKEKLKQIFEEKLSTLFRSEDSELSVLLEQAAYKCKVSVDHILDAIAHRQDLLEKRLLRSRQRKNFAKLLLWCPVFSCGLCLLCCFLFSNIYSTKNSIANSTIKRMKQVLKNCENLASLTASDKNKWDDAKDLFYNLLELF
- the LOC100184099 gene encoding cullin-9-like encodes the protein MILLLYFNENKVVDLEDWKLAFPNQWKVALDVLLKKKVVREVGDGKFEACEEVLEDLDCSPDVYAPIRSLWNKTEKIKQHHDRRSSIIDCKIIKKMKQKTECLSDEIIEEVLRKSTEEEDGFIPEVEHIQARCEHLINLGYLTRISRRSIRYNIDSSKQNDSNSDENVPEEKPGPSSQIMTSLDNAIITTSSTVVAVQVKPFTSVVNPSAGQLTFLTTARPLKAWESETEVSVLPSLPIHSNTLTSDQVITEIRTEISRLAEILSESVETAEALLLQFDWHSDKLIESYAVARETTLASVGISENSPQKSAEIGSMSCPVCMNALEKGDCVSPICGHLCCKTCWRSYLEMQLSLDKSSTTTCPLNDCTVRPTLSLYRFVFGDDSKNVDKYELGLVRSYVDANKQRSWCHNPRGCDRIVQNSGNDVGWCNACGWQTCFACTYVEAHSPASCGHMSQWMDDGGFYEGMNEDARSKHLARLIAKRCPNCQANIEKNDGCLHMKCAKCTHDFCWRCLQPWRPSHRDYYNCGTKVSKLAQAGVKFVEFNKRCRFHHKAKQFAFDLRRRLLSINDSPSPANLQLCLNMCTKLAEFRKVLAYCNVFQYYSVDSEKLDPIGLYSVALENKTLALQEHIGNVLLCCADIQHTVATVKQTDLIKGQRLMNDCEDTVKRLTTFAKQDMKVALPSSTNQTIKVTDGGTVVVTNDEDNTTFGANSRPAGDSQDEDSLLLDPVPSYFTSDNDQDEGNLASDDDYEYDQSDDDIFSSSQAMQESDDLEYDDDDDDEDDESDPWLDFYA